The genomic segment ACAACATCGAGGGTTGCCTGGAAGTCGTCCTCCGTTTCTCCAGGAAAACCAACGATAATATCCGTGGTAATCGCGGCATGGGGAAGCTTCGCGCGAACCTCATCCAAAATTCCCAGGAAACGCTTCGTCCGGTAGGAACGTCGCATATCCTTAAGCACCCGATCCGACCCAGATTGCAATGGCATATGAAGCTGAGGGCAAATATTAGGAGTTTCAGCCATCGCATCAATCACGTCAGACGTGAACTCCGCCGGATGCGGACTAGTAAACCGCACTCGTTCCAATCCCTCAATCTCACCGCACGCGCGCAGCAGCTTGGAAAAGGCGGAGCGATCACGCTTAATATCTGGGTCAGCGAAGTTCACGCCATAAGCGTTTACGTTCTGGCCCAACAGCGTCACCTCACTCACCCCCTGGTCAACTAATGCTTGCACTTCAGCAAGAATATCGCCAGGTCGACGGTCAATCTCTCTACCGCGCAGACTTGGCACAATACAAAATGTACATGTGTTGTTGCACCCCACGGATACACTCACCCAACCTGCGTAGGCAGACTCACGCTTTGCTGGAAGCACCGATGGGAATTGCTCCAACGAATCAACAATCTCCACCGCGGCTTCCTCATTGTGCGCGGCGCGGTCTAGCAAAGCGGGCAACGAACCAATGTTGTGGGTACCAAACACAACATCCACCCACGGTGCTTTTTTAACCACCATGTCCTTGTCCTTTTGCGCCAGACAGCCGCCCACAGCAATTTGCATGCCAGGATGGTTCTCCTTTACGGAGCGCAACTGCCCCAATGTTCCATACAATCGGTTATCAGCATTTTCCCGCACAGCACAGGTATTGAACACCACAAGATCAGGCTCCACTCCCTCGGAAGCACGGATATAACCGGCTTCCTCTAACAAACCCGACAACCGTTCCGAATCGTGGACGTTCATCTGGCAGCCAAACGTGCGCACTTCGTATGTCTTCTCGTGAGTCTTTGAATCCTGCAACACAGCAAGCCATTCTACCCACCTCTATATTCCCCACCTAATGCAGATGGGGGTGTGCTGACAGTCTTCCCCAAGCCCTGTCATCACACCCCCACGTTTCACACTCCACTGCGGTATGGGATTTAGCTCAATTCAGCAAGACGCTGGTCAAGAGCCTGCCGTGCCACCATCATCGACATGCCTTGCGGGAAACCGCGCCTCGCCAGCACCCCAACGATGCGGCGTAAAGCTTTGGCGTAATCGTCCCTGTTGGCAGAGCAATCATGTTTCACGCTGCGCGCCTTCTTCACCGCCAGCTCACGCGCCTTTTCCCGCTCATCATCCTCATCAATGATGTCCAGTGCCTCCCCGCGTATCGACGCCGCGATGCCTTTCTCCTTCAACTCACGGTCAAGGACGGCCTTGGACTTACCGCGACGTTGATGACGCTGGCGCACCCACTCCTGGGCGAAAAGCGCATCATCAATGAGACGGTCACGCTCCAGGTCTGCAATGACATCTGCAACCACATCAGGGGCAAAATCTAGCGCTATCAGACGGTCCTGCATTTCCTGGCGCGAACGTGCCCGATGGTCCAAAAGAAGCAAAGCACGGTGGCGAACTTTCGCTTTGGCTTCCTCCGCAGCGCGGTCAAACAGGGGCGGCTCACTACTGGTGCCTGACTCGTACTGTTCAAGCGCCTGCCGCAACCGCTCCAGTTTTGCAGGGTCAACTGGTTGACTACTCGTCATCAAGATCTGAATCGTCGAAATCAACGTTTGGAACAACATCCACCGGGTCATCTGACAACGTGTCTTCAGCGGTGGCATGCTCACCAACACCCAGCTTGGCGAAGATTTTCTGCTCAATCTCGTCAGAAATGGCCGGGTTGCTCTTCAAGAATAAGCGGACCTTCTCTTTGCCCTGTCCCAGCTGGTCACCGTTGTAGGTAAACCAGGAACCGGACTTCTTCACAATGCCATGCTCCACACCCAAGTCAATGATGGATGATTCGCGGGAAATACCCTCACCATAGATGATGTCAAACTCGGCGATTTTGAACGGCGGCGATACCTTGTTCTTGACCACCTTCAGTTTCGTGCGGTTACCAATGGCGTCCTGACCGTCCTTGAGTGTTTGGATCCGGCGGACGTCGCAACGCACCGACGCGTAAAACTTCAGGGCCTTGCCACCCGTGGTGGTTTCCGGCGATCCAAACATCACGCCGATCTTCTCGCGCAGCTGGTTAATAAAGATGGCAGTAGTGCCCGAGTTGTAGAGAGCACCGGTCATCTTGCGCAGGGCCTGGCTCATCAAGCGTGCTTGCAAACCAACGTGACTGTCCCCCATGTCACCTTCAATCTCGGCCTTAGGGGTTAGGGCAGCCACCG from the Corynebacterium durum genome contains:
- the recX gene encoding recombination regulator RecX; the encoded protein is MTSSQPVDPAKLERLRQALEQYESGTSSEPPLFDRAAEEAKAKVRHRALLLLDHRARSRQEMQDRLIALDFAPDVVADVIADLERDRLIDDALFAQEWVRQRHQRRGKSKAVLDRELKEKGIAASIRGEALDIIDEDDEREKARELAVKKARSVKHDCSANRDDYAKALRRIVGVLARRGFPQGMSMMVARQALDQRLAELS
- the recA gene encoding recombinase RecA, yielding MAAKKTKTTTATSDDRNKALTNALAQIEKDFGKGAIMRLGDDNRPPIQAISSGNTAIDIALGIGGFPRGRIIEVYGPESSGKTTVALHAIAQAQKGGGIAAFIDAEHALDPEYARKLGVDTDALLVSQPDTGEQALEIADMLIRSGAIDIIVIDSVAALTPKAEIEGDMGDSHVGLQARLMSQALRKMTGALYNSGTTAIFINQLREKIGVMFGSPETTTGGKALKFYASVRCDVRRIQTLKDGQDAIGNRTKLKVVKNKVSPPFKIAEFDIIYGEGISRESSIIDLGVEHGIVKKSGSWFTYNGDQLGQGKEKVRLFLKSNPAISDEIEQKIFAKLGVGEHATAEDTLSDDPVDVVPNVDFDDSDLDDE
- the miaB gene encoding tRNA (N6-isopentenyl adenosine(37)-C2)-methylthiotransferase MiaB — protein: MLQDSKTHEKTYEVRTFGCQMNVHDSERLSGLLEEAGYIRASEGVEPDLVVFNTCAVRENADNRLYGTLGQLRSVKENHPGMQIAVGGCLAQKDKDMVVKKAPWVDVVFGTHNIGSLPALLDRAAHNEEAAVEIVDSLEQFPSVLPAKRESAYAGWVSVSVGCNNTCTFCIVPSLRGREIDRRPGDILAEVQALVDQGVSEVTLLGQNVNAYGVNFADPDIKRDRSAFSKLLRACGEIEGLERVRFTSPHPAEFTSDVIDAMAETPNICPQLHMPLQSGSDRVLKDMRRSYRTKRFLGILDEVRAKLPHAAITTDIIVGFPGETEDDFQATLDVVEKARFSSAFTFQYSPRPGTPAAEYDNQVPKDVVQERYNRLLELQERICEEENAKFVGRVVELLVQADGGRKNNKTRRLSGRARDGRLVHFTPVPTLGVTTMGDAMAVDGGIRPGDVVTVEVTSSAPHFLIADAGVLTHRRTVAGDMSSQGKTPTTAPIGVGLGLPKIGRPEPQPAAAAQGCCSSS